The Chitinophaga pinensis DSM 2588 region GTCATTGGCTGATAATTCTCCATCAGCGGGATAATTGGTATTGAAAAGCTCATAATTGTCCATCAGTAACTGGCAATCATTCGCAGTTTCTACAAAAGATTGGGCACTGCTCTTTTTAATATCCACAAATTTTCTGCAGGAGGCAAACCCCATACAAACCAGCAATATTATCGGAAATGTTTTCATCGTCGTAAGATTTAAAAGTTTGCAGAAAAGCCAAGGCTGTAGGACTTTGGATTGGGATAGTCGAATACTTCCGGATCGATCCCTTTGTTATTGGCCCGCCAGATAATCCCCAGATTACTGATGTTGGCATATATCCTTGGATTCCTGATAAACTTGCTTTTGGCAGCGGGTATCAGGTAGGAGAGATTAATCTCCTGTAAGCGGATATGATCGCCCTTCAGGACATTTATCTCCGAGTAATAATAGAAGTTATCGCGGTTCTGATTAGTGGCGGTATAAACAGCAGATGGCACATTCGTATGTGATTCATCTCCGGCTTGTTTCCACCTGTCCTGGTACTCTATACCCTGTATTGTGGCGTTGGTACTATACAGCTGACTGTAGTTTAATACCTGCGATTGAGGTCTTCTTACATAATAACCCATTTTGTACAGGATGCCTGCCGTTGCAGAGAAGGGGCCATAATTAAAGGTATTACGCAGGGAACCATACCATACCGGTACTGCTGAACCGAAATATCTTAATGAAGAAATAGGAGCGGTCTGCAAACTGTTATAGGCGCTGTTGCCGTCAGGAGTATTGGAGATAGTGACAATATGCCCATCTGCATATCCACGTGGATCGCCGGTTGCCGGGTCCAGTCCTGCCCATCTGTATCCGAATAAGCGGGAAAGATCGTAGCCTTCATTGTAAGAGCCGGAGCTGTTGGATACTACCTGGCCGGCGGCACTTGCTGCCGTCGCATACAGTTTTGTCACTTTTACACGGTTATAGCTGAAGAGGAAATTGGTGTTCCATCTGAATTTCCCCCGCTGAATATTCAGCGAGTTGAGGGATATGTCAATACCATGGCCCAGTAAGTTGCCTGTATTGTAAGTGATGTTTGTATAGCCTGTACTCGGATCTAATGCCCCACCTGCAATCAGATCGGATGTTTTCTTGATAAAGTATTGTACGCTACCCGAAAGACGGTTGCCTTTCATCGCGAAATCAACACCTATATTCAGAATACCTGTCTTCTCCGGACGCAGTTTACTGTTGGTGATACCGGTACCAAAGCTGGTATATGCATATGGCAGGCCGTTGACGCCATCGAAAATAGAATATGTAACAAGCGGGCGGGCCAGTACAGAAGGGTTTACGTTACCGTTGTAGCCAAACGTCGTTCTGAACGTAAGTGTTGGGAATAGTGTTGAATGATAGAATTTCTCATGGTGGATATTCCATGCGCCGCCAACAGAGTAATAAGGCGCTCCTTTACGGTTTGTGCCGCGTCCGAATTCACTGGAAAGATCTGACCGGAAGCTGGCAGATAAGGTATAACGACTGTCGAAGGTATATGCCATATTGGTATACCAGCTGAAAGTTCTCACTTTATTGTCGATAAACCCTGCGTCAAGATTGGGAATATATTCGCCATTGTAGCCGCTGAAGTCTTCAGAGAAGACAATAGGAAGCATGGTCTTATAATCGAGGCGGTTATTGCTTTGCAGTGTATTTTCGTCGTATCCGTAGAAACCATTGCTGGTAACGATACTGTAGTTCTGTGCCACGTCCAGACCGGCAATAGCAGAAATCTGGTGTTTAGCCTTCCATGTCCTGTCAAAGTTCAGCTGTCCTCTCATCGTCTGATTGCTGGACCGGGTCAGACTGGTATTGTACTGTCCTCCCAATGGCAGCTGTCTTACAAACGGAGTGACGGGATCGCCCGTCATGGGGTTAGCAGAGGCGAGCGAAGTAGTGAAATAATTGATCAGGTTGCGCATGAAAAAAGACTGCTGTCTGTACAGGGTGTTATCATTACTACGGCCGGTGTTGTAGTTGTAGGTAGCCTGAAGGGACAGTCCTTCCACGATCCTGTAATTAGCGCTGAAATTCATATTAAGGCTTTGTGCTTTTAATTTGTTATACCCCTCATTGATATCTTCAAGGGGTGTATAGCGCCAGCTCAGGAACTGTGTGGGGTATGTTTTCTCAAACATCTCTACGAAACCAGGTCTGTACATCTTCGTCAGTTCCAGCGGACGACCTTCATCGTCGGCCAGGCGGCTGTATGGATAAAAAGGGGCACTGGATACACCGGTGATCCTGTTATCTGGAGCCTGTTCGTTATTCTGTTGCACATTATAAGCGATGTTACCCTGTAGTTCCAGGTGTTTCAGCGGACGGAAAGCAGCGTTGAGCGTCAGTGCCACATGATCCTGGCTTGAATTGCGTGTATTGTTGATGCCTCTGTCATAACCGGCAGATAGCCGGTAGTTGGAGTGTTCGGTACCTCCATCTACGGCAAGTGAATAGCTTTGAGTGATAGGGTTGCGCAGGAAGTATTTTGTATAATCTCTTCTGATATCGTTTTGTCTGAGCACATCCAGTTGTGCCATGGCTGCTGCCTCAGTGAGTGTGCCTTTATTTTTCCAGGCATCCATGATCTCCGCAACCGGTGAAACAGGCTCCTGACCATAAAGGCTGCTGATACTGATAGAAGGTAAAGACCTGTCGGCATTGATGAACTGTAACATCTGTGCGTCTATCAGATCAGAAACAGACATGGTCTTGTTATAGAACAGATCTACTTTACCGGAAGTAGCAACATTGCTGTTGAATGATACCCGGAGTGCCCGGTTGTATGCACCGCGCTTGGTCTTTACAACGATTACCCCGTTTGCGGCCCGTGATCCCCATATAGAAGCTGCTGCTGCGTCTTTGAGAATGGTAATGCTTTCTACATCATTCGGATTGATCTTATCAATGGAATAGGGGCTGGCGATACCGTCTATCACTACCAGCGGCTGACCACTATAGTTGCCATTCAGATCGGCATTGACAGATTCATTTAATGTATTCTTTCCCCTGATGGTCAGATTCGCCAGTGGAGAGCGTTGTGCATTGGGGTTGCTGGAATTGACCGGACGTAGATCATTCCTGAAATCCATTGAGTTAGTGATCCCTTCCAGCCGTCTGACAAGATTGATATCCGTACTATGCTGCAGCTGTTCTTTAGATACGACTTCGAATGAGCCGGTAGCGCGTTCTCTGGGTAGCTCCTGGTAACCGGTTGATACAATGCTGATCTCCTGTATAGCTTTCGCCTGTGGATCAAGTTGGATAATGAATGTTGTTTTCCCCCTGATGGCAATGGTATCTGTCCGGTAACCAATATATGAGACAATGAACTTTCCCTGCTTAAGTACATCTGTAAAGAAAAACTTTCCGTCAATGTCGGTCAACTGCTGTTGCCGGGTACCAATTATCCTTACGGTGGCAGACTGCAAAGGCAATCCTTTTTCATTCAGTACCTGTCCCTGTATATCAAAAGGATCGGGCGCTTCAGGGGGGAAGACGATATCCCTGTCTTTGACAACAATTGTCTTATCGTCGATAATATACGTTAAAGGCTGATCTTTGAAAATAAGGCGTAATACATCGCTGAGCTCCATGCCGGCGACATGGATATTGACCGGCTTTGCCGTTTGCAGCTGTTGCCGGGTATAAACAAAATCGTAGTCACTCTGCTCCTGTATTTTTGTGAACAGTTGTTTCAGCTCGGCATTGCGCTCCGATAAGGTGATCTTTTGTGCATATACAGCTGCACTTACCTGCATGAAACCTACCAGCAAGAGGATGGTTGATAATTTCATTATTCGCAATAGTTGCTGGACATGCCTCACCGGCACGCCAATTTTGATGGCATAATTTCGATACATTTGCTTGTCTGGTTTTTGGTTGATATAATCCCCGATTCTACTACTGAGCGCCAGGCATCTGGCCAGTTGTGTCGCGAGCACGGCTGGCTTTCTGCTGAATGGTCGCTTGCTTTTACTTTGTTACTGTAATTGTCCTCCCGTTTATGTTAAAATGAACTTTATTAGTTAGCTCAAGCTTTCTCAATACCTGTGACAAATTACTGGACCGGCTGACTCTTCCCCCGAATTCATCTGTAGGGATCTCTCCGTTAAACCGGACATCCACATCATACCATCTGGCAATTTTGCGCATAACGGAAGGCAGTTGTTCGTTCTCAAAAACAAAGTATCCGTTTTTCCAGCCCATGATTTCATCCACATTGACAGCTGTTATTTTCAAGGCGCCTGCAGCCTGTTCCCCCGGTTTTAGTAATATCTGTCCTACTCGGATACTACCTTCCAGTAGCGTCGTTCTGGGCGTCTCTTCTTCTTCGTAGGCATTGATATTAAAATGTGTACCTAATACCTGTATCTGTTGAGTGCCTGCATCTACCAGGAATGGTTGTCTGGCTGCAGGAGCCACTTCAAAATAGGCTTCTCCGGTCAGCGCGATCTTTCTTTCCTGCTGATTAGCGAAGCTGGCAGGGAACTTCAAGGTAGAGGCTGCATTCAGCCATACCTTTGTTCCGTCAGGTAAAACGATTTGATAAGTACCCCCTCTCGGCGTATGCAATACCATCAGCTGTGGGGAGCGGGTATCATTATCACCGGCTATAGGCGTCCCATCGTCATAAGCCAATGCAGTTGTATTGATCACAACCCCTGTCTTCTGACTGCTCAGATCGATCGTCTTACCATTTGTGAGGGTCAATATAGCTTTGTTGGATCCCGGCACAATATCCTGATGTACTATTTTAGGTTGTTGACGGCCCGTATAATATAGACTCACAAAAAGTATGACCAATACAGCGGCAGCCGCTACTGCTATCCGGGGCCATAACCTGCGGGTGCGGGCAGGCTGTCCGCCTAGCTTTTGCCATACTTCGTCTACAGCAGCCAAACGTTTCTCCATAGAGAGTGTTGACGGTCCTTCTTCCTCATAGTCTGAATACCAGCTTTCCAGCAGGGCCAGTTCTTCTTCGGATGCGGCTCCTGCTTTGTATTTCTCCAGGAGTGCTTTTATTGCCTGTTCATCCATATGGGATCAGTTTCTTTTTCTTCTGATGAGAATAATGGCGGCGATTGCGATCAGCAGGGCAGGTATGATACCGAGGAAGACCAGTTTCAGTTTGGAGATCTGTTTTCTGTTCACCGAAAGCTGATCATCTGTCATAACAGGTCTGCCTATTTCAAGTGGAAATGCGCCGTTACTGAACCATTGAAAGATATTATTCACAAGCAGCTGGTTCGCTCCTTTAGGATGATCCAGTGCTGCATTGCTCATGAAATCAGCATCGCCCGATACCATAATTCGCTGTTCTTTATTATTTATTGTTCTCGTCAGCGCCAATACGATAGGGAAGCGCCCCTTCTCATCGCCGGCCTGATAGATCAGTGTGCCAGACGGGTCTACGTTTGTAAGTGTATTCCATCCGGTTGGGCCACTCATGACAACCGTATCCGTTTTAAACCTGCCGCGGTCAGTATACGTAATGGCGGCAGCGCTTTCCATGGCAACAGCTGTTCGTGCATCCAGCTGACCATAGATCAGGTCCGGAGCGTCATCTTTGCTCGGTCTCACCAGTATACCTTCTTTCATACTGATATCCAATTGTGCCAGTAGCGGATTCAGTAGTGATTGTCTGCCTGGTTCACCGGTGATCAGCAGATTCCCGCCCTGGTTAATATAAGCAGTGAGCTTACGCATTTCAGTACTATCCGGTTGGATGGCAGGATCTCCTATGACCAGTACGCTCAGACTGTCAGGTATTTCCTGTGTGTGAAGATCTGTTTCCATGACATCAAATCCCTGGTTGACCAGTGCAATTCTGTTCCGTTTCATCGTAGCCATCATATGATAATTCCTATCCCCCTTTTTCTTGATGCTTCTTTCATTGTCTCCGCTTACAAATACTACTTTTTGTGCGGGTATCAGTAGTTGTTTGATGGCCGTGCTGATTTCCCTTTCAGAGGGAAACTGGTCGAATCCATTGTATAGTCTGAGTATGCTTGTCCGGCCTTTATATTCAACGGTTCGTATAATGTTATTGTTCTCTGGCGCCAGGTTGGTTCGTTTCCGGATCTCAGCAGGAGGCAGGAACATCCCCATATCCAATCCCATATTTTCTGCCACTTTCTCTGCTTTCTGCTGTGTATTCAAGCCATTCAGATCGAGCTGATAGCTGGTCATTCCTGCTTCATAATCTTCTTTTACCGGATCATCATAGTAATACACATAGTCGAATGTCATGCCGGGAATAAATCTCCTGAATTGTTCAAATCGCTGGAGGTCAGTGTTCCTGGCTGCCGGTAATCCGAAATATACGTTATCATCCAGAAGATTTACGTAGGTCGTTATTTTCAGTGGCCCCTGTACCTGTTTGACGATGGCCTGGCTTTCCAGCGTAAGCGTACGTTTTTTGGTAGCTGTCATATCGAGGTATGCGGTAAGAGAAGGTCTTGCACTGAGATAGCCAGCGAAAAGTATGACTGCGCACAGGGCTAGATATTTACCTGATTGTACTGGCAGAGAATCATGTTTCCTGTCATTTTGCAGGCGCATGATACAGAGGGACAGGAATAAAAGGATGATCAGCAGAAAATAAATGACATCTTTTGTACTGATTAGTCCTTTCAGCATCTCGTCGGCTCGTCCTGAGATAGAGAGGAAATAGGTGAGGTCGCGGAGAAAGTCAGTTTCCTGACCCACAGATCCGATAAATCTGAGTCCGGCAAATACAGCCAGGGTGCTGATAGCAGCTACCACCTGATAAGACGTCAGACTGGACATAAAAAGTCCGATCGCCGCATAGGTGGCCGTCAGCAGAAATAATCCGGTTAATCCGGAGATAATCAGGCCGGTGTCTGCATCTTTGATAGTCAGCACAGCGATGACAGCATAGATGCAAAGAATGAGCATCAGTAGCAGACTGTAAACGGCGATAGCCAGATATTTTCCCAGTATGATCTCCCGTATTTTCACCGGAGAGGAGAGTAATAGTTTTATAGAGCCACTGCTGGTTTCACGGCTCATGAGGCCCATGGTGAGCAGCGGAATATAGAGATAAAGGTGCTGCAGTACTTCTGTGAATAATCCGGGTTGATCCGGAAAAACGGCGTAGGTAATATTATTGATATTGATACCGGCGGATAGACCTTCCCGTATGCCCTGGTACAGATTGAAAAAGTGCATACTGCACTGTACCATGAAAATAACGAGTACCAGCCAGGCTACAGGCGCATAAAAGAGGATACTCAACTCCAGTTTTGCTATTTTTAATATCTTCTTCATTTAAAATTCCGGTTAGAGAGCTGAGCAAATATTTCGTCCAGTGAGCTTTTTTCGGGTGTTACTTCATTGAGCTGCCAGTCGTGTGCGACACTCATATGTACGATCTGCTGAGAGATAGTGGAGGAACCGCTGAAATGTATACGGATCCGCTGGTCGTGCAGTAGTTCCACCTTATTGACGCCTGGTATGATGGCCAGTTCTTCCATTGCAGGGGGATTGTCCATCGCAACGATCATGGAGTTAGGTAGAATGTAATTATTAAATGCCTCCATAGTATCGGAAAATACGATCTGCCCGCCTTCTATCATGCGGATTTCATTACAGGTAGCCTGCACTTCAGACAGAATATGAGAGGAGAAAATGACTGCCCGTTCTTCTGCAATCTCTCTTATCAGATGACGTACTTCCTTGATCTGAATAGGATCAAGTCCGTTGGTAGGTTCATCGAGTACAACAAGTTTGGGCTTGTGAATGATGGCCTGAGCGATGCCTACCCGCTGCCGGTAACCACCGGAAAGATTACTCAGCAGACGTTTACCGAAAGCTGTGACGCCGCATTTATCTTTTACAGCTGCCACGGCCGATTTAACTGCTTTTGCAGGAATATCCCTGATATGTGCGCAATAGGTAAGGTATTCGTCCACTGTCAGGTCCAGATGTAGTGGTGCGTGTTGAGGGAGGAACCCCAGCAATCTTTTAGCCTTTTCCGGGTACTCCTGCAGATCGGTATCATCTATATAGACTTTCCCCGTTGTCTGGTTCAGTACGCCGCATAAGATGTTCATGGTGGTGGATTTTCCCGCACCATTTGAACCTAACAGTCCCAGTACGCCGGTATGACCGATAGAAATATTAATATCCTGTATAGCCCATTGCCTGTTATATCTGTGATATAAATGAGCTGTTCTTACGATGTATTGTCCCAATGTCTGATTTGTGGTTGATAACAGTAAGACAGGGAGCTACCTGCGAAGGAGGTATAGGTGATGAA contains the following coding sequences:
- a CDS encoding SusC/RagA family TonB-linked outer membrane protein, giving the protein MKLSTILLLVGFMQVSAAVYAQKITLSERNAELKQLFTKIQEQSDYDFVYTRQQLQTAKPVNIHVAGMELSDVLRLIFKDQPLTYIIDDKTIVVKDRDIVFPPEAPDPFDIQGQVLNEKGLPLQSATVRIIGTRQQQLTDIDGKFFFTDVLKQGKFIVSYIGYRTDTIAIRGKTTFIIQLDPQAKAIQEISIVSTGYQELPRERATGSFEVVSKEQLQHSTDINLVRRLEGITNSMDFRNDLRPVNSSNPNAQRSPLANLTIRGKNTLNESVNADLNGNYSGQPLVVIDGIASPYSIDKINPNDVESITILKDAAAASIWGSRAANGVIVVKTKRGAYNRALRVSFNSNVATSGKVDLFYNKTMSVSDLIDAQMLQFINADRSLPSISISSLYGQEPVSPVAEIMDAWKNKGTLTEAAAMAQLDVLRQNDIRRDYTKYFLRNPITQSYSLAVDGGTEHSNYRLSAGYDRGINNTRNSSQDHVALTLNAAFRPLKHLELQGNIAYNVQQNNEQAPDNRITGVSSAPFYPYSRLADDEGRPLELTKMYRPGFVEMFEKTYPTQFLSWRYTPLEDINEGYNKLKAQSLNMNFSANYRIVEGLSLQATYNYNTGRSNDNTLYRQQSFFMRNLINYFTTSLASANPMTGDPVTPFVRQLPLGGQYNTSLTRSSNQTMRGQLNFDRTWKAKHQISAIAGLDVAQNYSIVTSNGFYGYDENTLQSNNRLDYKTMLPIVFSEDFSGYNGEYIPNLDAGFIDNKVRTFSWYTNMAYTFDSRYTLSASFRSDLSSEFGRGTNRKGAPYYSVGGAWNIHHEKFYHSTLFPTLTFRTTFGYNGNVNPSVLARPLVTYSIFDGVNGLPYAYTSFGTGITNSKLRPEKTGILNIGVDFAMKGNRLSGSVQYFIKKTSDLIAGGALDPSTGYTNITYNTGNLLGHGIDISLNSLNIQRGKFRWNTNFLFSYNRVKVTKLYATAASAAGQVVSNSSGSYNEGYDLSRLFGYRWAGLDPATGDPRGYADGHIVTISNTPDGNSAYNSLQTAPISSLRYFGSAVPVWYGSLRNTFNYGPFSATAGILYKMGYYVRRPQSQVLNYSQLYSTNATIQGIEYQDRWKQAGDESHTNVPSAVYTATNQNRDNFYYYSEINVLKGDHIRLQEINLSYLIPAAKSKFIRNPRIYANISNLGIIWRANNKGIDPEVFDYPNPKSYSLGFSANF
- a CDS encoding FecR family protein translates to MDEQAIKALLEKYKAGAASEEELALLESWYSDYEEEGPSTLSMEKRLAAVDEVWQKLGGQPARTRRLWPRIAVAAAAVLVILFVSLYYTGRQQPKIVHQDIVPGSNKAILTLTNGKTIDLSSQKTGVVINTTALAYDDGTPIAGDNDTRSPQLMVLHTPRGGTYQIVLPDGTKVWLNAASTLKFPASFANQQERKIALTGEAYFEVAPAARQPFLVDAGTQQIQVLGTHFNINAYEEEETPRTTLLEGSIRVGQILLKPGEQAAGALKITAVNVDEIMGWKNGYFVFENEQLPSVMRKIARWYDVDVRFNGEIPTDEFGGRVSRSSNLSQVLRKLELTNKVHFNINGRTITVTK
- a CDS encoding Gldg family protein yields the protein MKKILKIAKLELSILFYAPVAWLVLVIFMVQCSMHFFNLYQGIREGLSAGININNITYAVFPDQPGLFTEVLQHLYLYIPLLTMGLMSRETSSGSIKLLLSSPVKIREIILGKYLAIAVYSLLLMLILCIYAVIAVLTIKDADTGLIISGLTGLFLLTATYAAIGLFMSSLTSYQVVAAISTLAVFAGLRFIGSVGQETDFLRDLTYFLSISGRADEMLKGLISTKDVIYFLLIILLFLSLCIMRLQNDRKHDSLPVQSGKYLALCAVILFAGYLSARPSLTAYLDMTATKKRTLTLESQAIVKQVQGPLKITTYVNLLDDNVYFGLPAARNTDLQRFEQFRRFIPGMTFDYVYYYDDPVKEDYEAGMTSYQLDLNGLNTQQKAEKVAENMGLDMGMFLPPAEIRKRTNLAPENNNIIRTVEYKGRTSILRLYNGFDQFPSEREISTAIKQLLIPAQKVVFVSGDNERSIKKKGDRNYHMMATMKRNRIALVNQGFDVMETDLHTQEIPDSLSVLVIGDPAIQPDSTEMRKLTAYINQGGNLLITGEPGRQSLLNPLLAQLDISMKEGILVRPSKDDAPDLIYGQLDARTAVAMESAAAITYTDRGRFKTDTVVMSGPTGWNTLTNVDPSGTLIYQAGDEKGRFPIVLALTRTINNKEQRIMVSGDADFMSNAALDHPKGANQLLVNNIFQWFSNGAFPLEIGRPVMTDDQLSVNRKQISKLKLVFLGIIPALLIAIAAIILIRRKRN
- a CDS encoding ABC transporter ATP-binding protein, which produces MGQYIVRTAHLYHRYNRQWAIQDINISIGHTGVLGLLGSNGAGKSTTMNILCGVLNQTTGKVYIDDTDLQEYPEKAKRLLGFLPQHAPLHLDLTVDEYLTYCAHIRDIPAKAVKSAVAAVKDKCGVTAFGKRLLSNLSGGYRQRVGIAQAIIHKPKLVVLDEPTNGLDPIQIKEVRHLIREIAEERAVIFSSHILSEVQATCNEIRMIEGGQIVFSDTMEAFNNYILPNSMIVAMDNPPAMEELAIIPGVNKVELLHDQRIRIHFSGSSTISQQIVHMSVAHDWQLNEVTPEKSSLDEIFAQLSNRNFK